In the Clupea harengus chromosome 16, Ch_v2.0.2, whole genome shotgun sequence genome, one interval contains:
- the LOC116224098 gene encoding uncharacterized protein LOC116224098 isoform X2, translating to MYPHTLTQLDRWNPFSTPFSGMHQNEQPVQGAPEEAHPKRKLPSVDYDNGEAGEFVHWSEEVQWFEDQLEEKKEGAVANGKASWHTTRILTRAMVANSNGIQKAFGQQNKEIIPNGIHGPKDIKLWMPLWAKLAGFLVFGVLTGCLLYIFQVDEIVSPPPVEEVIQEPEDTGMFTWEWISIVVAETVGEFIFLTKSLFSIFLGGFDYIIV from the exons ATGTATCCACACACCCTGACGCAGTTGGACAGGTGGAATCCTTTCAGCACTCCGTTCAGCGGCATGCATCAGAACGAGCAGCCGGTTCAGGGCGCACCAGAAGAGGCACATCCAAAGCGGAAACTCCCGTCGGTTGACTATGACA ATGGAGAGGCTGGGGAGTTTGTGCACTGGTCAGAGGAGGTGCAGTGGTTTGAGgaccagctggaggagaagaaggagggggCCGTGGCAAACGGGAAAGCATCGTGGCACACCACCCGCATCCTCACCCGGGCAATGGTTGCCAACAGCAATGGC ATCCAGAAGGCGTTCGGACAACAGAACAAGGAGATTATCCCCAATGGGATCCATGGCCCAAAAGACATCAA GCTCTGGATGCCGCTGTGGGCAAAGCTAGCTGGTTTCCTGGTCTTCGGTGTGCTGACTGGCTGCCTGCTCTACATCTTCCAGGTCGATGAGATCGTTTCACCTCCACCCGTGGAGGAGGTCATTCAAGAGCCTGAGGACACTGGCATGTTTACGTGGGAGTGGATTTCCATCGTGGTGGCAGAAACTGTTGGCGAATTTATCTTTTTGACAAAATCGTTGTTTTCAATTTTTTTGGGTGGCTTTGATTACATTATCGTATAA
- the LOC116224098 gene encoding uncharacterized protein LOC116224098 isoform X1, producing MYPHTLTQLDRWNPFSTPFSGMHQNEQPVQGAPEEAHPKRKLPSVDYDTCLSDGEAGEFVHWSEEVQWFEDQLEEKKEGAVANGKASWHTTRILTRAMVANSNGIQKAFGQQNKEIIPNGIHGPKDIKLWMPLWAKLAGFLVFGVLTGCLLYIFQVDEIVSPPPVEEVIQEPEDTGMFTWEWISIVVAETVGEFIFLTKSLFSIFLGGFDYIIV from the exons ATGTATCCACACACCCTGACGCAGTTGGACAGGTGGAATCCTTTCAGCACTCCGTTCAGCGGCATGCATCAGAACGAGCAGCCGGTTCAGGGCGCACCAGAAGAGGCACATCCAAAGCGGAAACTCCCGTCGGTTGACTATGACA CTTGCCTTTCAGATGGAGAGGCTGGGGAGTTTGTGCACTGGTCAGAGGAGGTGCAGTGGTTTGAGgaccagctggaggagaagaaggagggggCCGTGGCAAACGGGAAAGCATCGTGGCACACCACCCGCATCCTCACCCGGGCAATGGTTGCCAACAGCAATGGC ATCCAGAAGGCGTTCGGACAACAGAACAAGGAGATTATCCCCAATGGGATCCATGGCCCAAAAGACATCAA GCTCTGGATGCCGCTGTGGGCAAAGCTAGCTGGTTTCCTGGTCTTCGGTGTGCTGACTGGCTGCCTGCTCTACATCTTCCAGGTCGATGAGATCGTTTCACCTCCACCCGTGGAGGAGGTCATTCAAGAGCCTGAGGACACTGGCATGTTTACGTGGGAGTGGATTTCCATCGTGGTGGCAGAAACTGTTGGCGAATTTATCTTTTTGACAAAATCGTTGTTTTCAATTTTTTTGGGTGGCTTTGATTACATTATCGTATAA
- the slc25a3a gene encoding solute carrier family 25 member 3a, with amino-acid sequence MYPYTLTQLTRANPFCTPVMVLHEAEEPGQDTPVEPHLKRTLAAASLEDPEVSCEYGSNKYYALCGFGGILSCGLTHTAVVPLDLIKCRIQVDPDKYKSIFTGFSVTLREDGFRGLGRGWAPTFIGYSMQGLCKFGFYEMFKSFYADMLGEENTYLWRTSLYLASSASAEFFADIALAPMEACKVRIQTQPGYANTLRECFPRMYGEEGLNGFYKGVYPLWLRQIPYTMMKFACFERTVELLYKHVVPKPRSECTKREQLMVTFMAGYIAGVFCAVVSHPADSVVSVLNKDSGSSTMQVLRRLGPRGVWKGLVARIIMIGTLTALQWFIYDSVKVYFRLPRPPPPEMPESLKKKMELASF; translated from the exons ATGTATCCATACACGCTGACGCAGTTGACCAGGGCGAACCCTTTCTGCACCCCGGTTATGGTCCTGCATGAAGCTGAGGAGCCGGGACAAGACACACCTGTTGAGCCACACCTGAAACGTACACTCGCAGCGGCCTCACTTGAAG aCCCTGAGGTGAGCTGCGAGTACGGCTCCAATAAATATTACGCCTTGTGTGGCTTCGGGGGGATCCTGAGCTGcggcctcacacacacggctgtcGTGCCCCTCGACCTCATCAAATGCCGCATTCAG GTTGACCCGGACAAGTACAAGTCCATCTTTACTGGCTTCTCTGTGACCCTGCGTGAGGATGGGTTCAGGGGCCTGGGAAGGGGTTGGGCCCCGACCTTCATTGGCTACTCCATGCAGGGCCTGTGCAAGTTTGGCTTCTATGAGATGTTCAAGTCGTTCTACGCCGACATGCTGGGGGAG GAGAACACCTACCTGTGGAGAACCTCTCTGTACCTGGCGTCGTCAGCCAGTGCGGAGTTCTTTGCTGACATCGCCCTGGCGCCCATGGAGGCGTGTAAGGTGCGCATCCAGACGCAGCCGGGGTACGCCAACACACTCCGCGAGTGCTTCCCCAGGATGTATGGCGAGGAGGGGCTCAATGG GTTCTATAAGGGTGTGTACCCACTGTGGCTCAGGCAGATCCCCTACACCATGATGAAGTTTGCCTGCTTTGAGCGCACCGTGGAGCTGCTCTACAAGCACGTGGTGCCCAAGCCCCGCAGCGAGTGCACCAAGAGAGAGCAGCTGATGGTCACTTTTATGGCCGGGTACATTG ctggtGTGTTCTGTGCAGTGGTCTCTCACCCAGCTGactctgtggtgtctgtgcttAACAAGGACAGTGGGAGCAGCACTATGCAGGTGCTCAGACGCCTTGGACCCCGAG GTGTGTGGAAGGGCTTGGTTGCTCGTATCATCATGATTGGAACCCTGACTGCCCTGCAGTGGTTCATCTACGACTCAGTGAAGGTCTACTTCCGCttgccccgcccccctcccccggaAATGCCCGAGTCGCTCAAGAAGAAGATGGAATTGGCTAGCTTCTAG